The following is a genomic window from Bactrocera tryoni isolate S06 chromosome 2, CSIRO_BtryS06_freeze2, whole genome shotgun sequence.
cttattattttcctataatTGTCTTTATGCGACCGCTTGTGTCGAGTGttacaaaagtatttttactaattatatGCACATCGGTGAAGACACAAAACAGAAACGTAAACTAAACACTGATAAACACCTTAACACGGTACAAACGAATTTATAGAACTGTTctcaaaacaaaattcactgtcaatttttgtttttgacgtTTTCATTACATGATGGGGCTCATTGTTGCCAACCCCACTTTCCGTgggtttttgaataaaatatactaaaattttcagtcgaaaaaaaatcattactttCACCTCGAATCTTCTCTATTAGTAATATTCGATGAATGCAGTTTATCTTCATCTTATTGCAATTGTGAGCACGATAtacttttcttatatttaaaatgcTTATGAATTTAAGATTTGTTGtgaatgaaaatatgtataaacttcttctttttcactGCTATGTTCCTTCTCATTTTGTACCAAACACTTGTCAAAACTTGATTCAGAGAACGTCCAAAAAAttacaactttatttattttcgctgTCTAGCAtcgtttttatacaaatttgtaatttgcatataaaaatgtCCTCGgcaatttatttagaaaattaccTTGATGGTATGTGGAGTGTATGAGCATCTAAAATTAATAGgtgtttttatttaagcttATGACTAAACTTTATGTTTTATACCTAGGATTAGAATCACTGCCTACAGAGTTGGAACGAAACTTCAAACTTATGCGAAAATTAGACGATCGAGCACAAACTGCAATGAAAAGCATCGATTCGAGAGCGAAAGAGTTCATGCATAAGCTGGCAGCAAATGGAGGCTGTTCTATGCCAGATGAAGAACGCAAAGAGCGTCTAATGGATATACAAGCACTATTTGGTAAGGCAAAAGAATACAGTGATGACAAAGTACAATTAGCCATACAAACATATGAGTTGGTGGATAAACAAATTAGGCGTCTCGACAATGATTTAGCTCGATTTGAGGGTGAAATACAGGAAAAAGCATCATCGACACGCAGCAAATCGGAAGAAGCAGTAGTAAAAAGTAAGGaagtatatacatttgtaaaaaaagaaattttgctatttttacgCGAATATTAGAGGGGCGGAAGAAAACAAAGGATGCGAAAACGCCTGGAAAGCGTAAACGTACCGGCTCATCAGATGAGGAAACTCGTGCAAATAACACAAATGTGTCAACTAGTGGTAGTGGCGGCGGAGGTAGTGGAGGCGGACAAGGTAGCAAAAAGAAAAGGGCGAAGGTAAATCAAGAAAAAGAAACTCGCAAGGGGGGTCAAAAGGTAATCATCAAAATCATTTTCACATTCTCATAAAATTGTAGTAACCAGtgattaaaagttaaatttgttTCGCATATGTACGTTAAAGTAGTATCGTTAATTCttgcttaaaattttccaaTGTTTCTATGTTTATTAAACGTTGTTAAGTTATTTCTATATAACATTATATAGACGATCTCTTGAATGCTTGGTATATTAGCCTTTtatttaaggggttaggtgtacaacaaattttgaataattttgtcagtaaactatttttttttataaatggaaAAACATGCAATCTTAAAACAGGTTTTGACagttgcttaaaaaaaaattggaagagACGCGCAAGTAATAGTTTTCCATATTCTCCAAAAACtgtacaaatttcattgaaatgtgCAATTaatacccctaaccccttaaagtAATTAAAGCTTATATAAATCTTAAATACATAATAtctacataattatatatatataagtagcATTCCTTTTTGTAGCGAATTTATCATATATTTGGCATATAAATATCAGCTTGACCGAGTATGATGTATgtatcaataatttatttgtattgatgTTTCCtcgtttaaattgaaaaattgagcATAAACGCATTAATCTTAATCATTTTCCATACATgctttccatatatgtatatcaaatacctttatatacttatatgacaTATTCATCTTATGCCCTAATGCTTTGCATTTCACAAACTGCATacttccatttttgaaaaaaaaaaaaaacaaatataaatctTGAATTTATGTAGAATACTTTTTCTTttactaattaaaatatttttcaaagaaaaatgccGATATTGAGGACTCTGAGAAAGAATCATGCTTGACGGCTGCAACACACCCAAGCGATGTCTTGGATATGCCAGTTGATCCTAATGAACCTACTTATTGCTTGTGTCACCAAGTATCCTATGGCGAAATGATTGGCTGTGACAATCCGGATGTAAGTTTTAACATATCCAAATATTTTCCTACCTCTCTtttcattcatatatatttttgatattccaGTGTCCAATTGAATGGTTCCACTTTGCCTGCGTAGGACTTACAACTAAACCCAAAGGAAAATGGTTTTGTCCGAAGTGTACACAAGacagaaaaaagaaataagatATTGTATCCatacatttttcatacaaattcatACATAAGTATTGTATTAATTAAGTAGGTTTGTATTTAGGGTTATGGAACTTTTTGTATCATTAacgttagaaaaaaaaaacataaataatttcagTTGCATTTAAGAAAccgaaagtttttatttttattttgtacatagaatttaaacaatttgaaatgtacatacatatgtgaatgaaATCAAGTTATTCATCAAAATTCATCTGCTATAGAATCACATTTTTTATAGAGCGGACAATTTTGTATTAGAATGTTACCTTCTCAAAGTTGTAGATTTACTTGTTTAaggcaaaatatcaaaaaataccaaattatacaatatatctcatgtacaataaaataaatttgatttagacacattttgaattgaaaataaagagcttgtttactttggatctCAATTTTTAGgagaaaaactgaaatttcgGGGGCGAATGTAAAGCAAGTATAGTATAGtctaatgtaaaaattaagtaaaagacCGTTCATTTATAGGTAAatgcattttgtttgtttattgtaaCTTTGTATTAGAGGTGTtccttgttttaaaaatttgtaatagcacatgcatttacatatgtacaatatgtaatacattgtaattatatttagaaataataataatttttactaaatttaaccGAT
Proteins encoded in this region:
- the LOC120768097 gene encoding inhibitor of growth protein 5 isoform X2, translating into MSSAIYLENYLDGLESLPTELERNFKLMRKLDDRAQTAMKSIDSRAKEFMHKLAANGGCSMPDEERKERLMDIQALFGKAKEYSDDKVQLAIQTYELVDKQIRRLDNDLARFEGEIQEKASSTRSKSEEAVVKKGRKKTKDAKTPGKRKRTGSSDEETRANNTNVSTSGSGGGGSGGGQGSKKKRAKKNADIEDSEKESCLTAATHPSDVLDMPVDPNEPTYCLCHQVSYGEMIGCDNPDCPIEWFHFACVGLTTKPKGKWFCPKCTQDRKKK
- the LOC120768097 gene encoding inhibitor of growth protein 5 isoform X1, which produces MSSAIYLENYLDGLESLPTELERNFKLMRKLDDRAQTAMKSIDSRAKEFMHKLAANGGCSMPDEERKERLMDIQALFGKAKEYSDDKVQLAIQTYELVDKQIRRLDNDLARFEGEIQEKASSTRSKSEEAVVKKGRKKTKDAKTPGKRKRTGSSDEETRANNTNVSTSGSGGGGSGGGQGSKKKRAKVNQEKETRKGGQKKNADIEDSEKESCLTAATHPSDVLDMPVDPNEPTYCLCHQVSYGEMIGCDNPDCPIEWFHFACVGLTTKPKGKWFCPKCTQDRKKK